One genomic region from Pseudomonas sp. R5-89-07 encodes:
- a CDS encoding MarR family transcriptional regulator yields MPLTDQHRFGMQLAQMSRGWRAELDRRLAGLGLSQARWLVLLHLARFTEAPTQRELAQSVGVEGPTLARLLDSLESQGLVQRQAVVEDRRAKRILLCDSARPLIDQIETIATALRHELFVGVDEEDLRVCMRVHGHILANLEKS; encoded by the coding sequence ATGCCGTTAACCGATCAACACCGCTTTGGCATGCAGTTGGCGCAAATGTCCCGAGGTTGGCGCGCTGAGCTGGACCGCCGCTTGGCGGGGCTGGGGCTGTCCCAGGCGCGGTGGCTGGTGCTGCTGCACCTGGCCCGTTTTACCGAAGCACCGACTCAGCGTGAATTGGCACAAAGTGTCGGGGTGGAAGGGCCGACCCTGGCGCGGCTGCTCGACAGCCTGGAAAGCCAAGGTCTGGTGCAGCGCCAAGCGGTAGTGGAAGACCGCCGCGCCAAACGTATCCTGCTGTGCGACAGCGCCAGGCCCCTCATCGACCAGATCGAGACCATCGCCACGGCGTTGCGCCATGAACTGTTCGTTGGCGTGGATGAAGAGGATTTGCGGGTGTGCATGCGCGTGCACGGGCACATCCTGGCGAATCTGGAAAAGTCCTGA